From the Streptomyces sp. Tu 2975 genome, one window contains:
- a CDS encoding diacylglycerol kinase family protein — MRALLVVNPAATTTSARTRDVLIHALASEMKIEAVTTEYRGHARDLGRRAAESNDIDLVVALGGDGTVNEVVNGLLHNGPDPEGLPRLAVVPGGSTNVFARALGLPNDAVEATGAILDALRDRTEQTVGLGLAAGTPDTEDEGVPQRWFTFCAGLGFDAGVVGRVEQHRERGKRSTHALYVRQVLRQFLDDPHRRRGTITLERPGAAPVEDLVLSIVCNTSPWTYLGNRPVYASPKASFDTALDVLGLSKLSTPAVARYGTQLLRSSPERGPRGKHALTLHDQTDFTLHSKVPLPFQMDGDHLGLRTSVTFTGVRRALRVIV, encoded by the coding sequence ATGCGCGCACTTCTCGTGGTCAATCCGGCAGCAACCACCACCAGTGCCCGCACGCGCGACGTACTGATCCACGCACTCGCGAGCGAGATGAAGATCGAGGCGGTCACCACCGAGTACCGCGGCCACGCCCGCGACCTCGGCCGCCGGGCCGCGGAGTCGAACGACATCGACCTGGTCGTCGCTCTCGGCGGCGACGGCACGGTCAACGAAGTGGTCAACGGCCTGCTGCACAACGGCCCCGATCCGGAGGGCCTCCCCCGTCTCGCGGTCGTCCCGGGCGGCTCCACGAACGTCTTCGCCCGCGCTCTCGGTCTGCCGAACGACGCCGTAGAGGCGACCGGCGCGATCCTGGACGCGCTCCGCGACCGGACGGAGCAGACCGTCGGCCTGGGTCTCGCGGCCGGCACGCCCGACACGGAGGACGAGGGCGTCCCGCAGCGCTGGTTCACCTTCTGCGCCGGGTTGGGCTTCGACGCCGGCGTGGTCGGCCGCGTCGAACAGCACCGCGAACGCGGCAAGCGTTCGACGCACGCCCTTTACGTCCGCCAGGTGCTGCGCCAGTTCCTGGACGACCCGCACCGCAGACGCGGCACCATCACCCTGGAGCGGCCCGGCGCGGCCCCGGTGGAGGACCTGGTGCTGTCCATAGTCTGTAACACCTCCCCGTGGACCTACCTGGGCAATCGTCCGGTGTACGCGTCCCCGAAGGCCTCCTTCGACACCGCCCTCGACGTGCTCGGACTGTCCAAGCTGTCGACCCCCGCGGTGGCGCGTTACGGCACTCAGCTGCTGAGGTCGAGCCCGGAGCGCGGGCCGCGTGGAAAGCACGCACTCACACTTCATGACCAGACCGACTTCACCTTGCATTCAAAGGTCCCACTGCCCTTCCAGATGGACGGTGACCACCTGGGGCTGCGCACGAGCGTGACGTTCACAGGCGTTCGCCGTGCACTGCGTGTGATTGTGTGA